One Mugil cephalus isolate CIBA_MC_2020 chromosome 12, CIBA_Mcephalus_1.1, whole genome shotgun sequence DNA segment encodes these proteins:
- the LOC125018218 gene encoding LOW QUALITY PROTEIN: uncharacterized protein LOC125018218 (The sequence of the model RefSeq protein was modified relative to this genomic sequence to represent the inferred CDS: deleted 1 base in 1 codon), translated as MFGNHSCSACMASLQPEDGHDLCPSCLGLEHLKEALSDDACMNCSFMPRAVRAARLAEVEQLLTLSPSAEQLTPAQGVVPTRSGRPKRRAAETAVPTSRKRVKESSLASKVDQLTTEINNMKSLFLTFQSGTSAGEPAASVPPAATLEPEEDVLSMAASATQFAEYEPEVVAQEVTSHASAAGSCSSTHSSAGGSDDGSMGAIIRMALARLQLDLPQAQSAPASAFFRRGPSHTNFTVPPSEEYLRELHACWRDSRTLSHATSDGRTLAAMQDAPRFGLGRMPAIEPPIAALIVSPDEDLRPDARCPRPQCRVTDDLLCKAYDAAARMGRIGNSMSHLLLALSASLQETTVDAPVHNFSDASLQAFALMSRELGRLMSTLVQARRQRRLTAQFKPDRLDFSCLSFKGICPLLVALGALQLPPSAGLIHRLIPVAIAGLSAHLHCLPTSRHGVFGPLSSCPLGNLRPLMLPVVPPEPLEAGGPGAEAQGPVVGCFSQQQLSYWAASTRDPWVLSTLTHGYKLQFRRRPPAYGRVKMTIIRDPAKAQALSQELSVLLDKGAIEPVDPLLQPGGFYSTYFLVTKKDGGLRPILDLRGLNRFLKVLRFHMLSNAEVLRTVAREEWFTSIDLKDAYFHVPIAPNHRQFLRFAFHGRHYQFRVLPFGLSLSPRVFTRCMMAALSPLQSQGMKVLPYLDDWLICAPSQSQVALDTTHLLSHVARLGLKVNFTKSCLVPSQSTLFLGMTLDSVAMKACPSPQRVDDILRLLLLFQEGRWLRYVEFLRLLGKLTAAANVVPLGLLSLRPLQRWLHSFHFDVRWHRHRRLRVSRCCLLALAPWRERSFLLQGMPLGSIASRREAITTDASLSGWGAVWQNRTAQGLWSARDRSVHINVLQLQAVHRGLHFFLPFLRDRHVLIRSYNVSTVSHINHQGGTRSAQLLQASRDLLLWAAPRLASLRAMYLPGEKNQAADFLSRYKPPPGEWRLHPEVVLKIWEVFGKAEVDLFATEESTHCPLWFSLTEESSPLGQDALAHDWPDSLLYAFPPIPLIFPTLQRVLQQGHRLLLVAPFWPGRTWFPLLSRLCRSSPWRLPDRKDLLSQLQGQIWHPDPPRLQLWVWPLQGPTPY; from the exons ATGTTTGGCAACCATTCTTGTTCGGCCTGTATggcttctctgcagcctgaagatGGCCATGATTTGTGTCCCTCATGCCTCGGCCTTGAGCATCTGAAGGAGGCTCTTTCAGATGACGCctgcatgaactgcagcttcatgcccCGGGCAGTGAGGGCTGCCAGACTAGCTGAGGTAGAACAACTGTTGACCCTCAGCCCATCAGCTGAACAGCTGACCCCAGCACAGGGAGTGGTTCCAACTCGGTCTGGCAGGCCCAAACGTCGTGCTGCCGAGACAGCAGTCCCCACTTCCAGGAAGAGGGTTAAGGAGTCCAGCCTTGCTTCCAAGGTGGACCAGTTAAcaacagaaattaataatatgaaatccCTCTTCCTAACCTTCCAGTCTGGGACTAGTGCAGGGGAGCCAGCTGCTTCAGTGCCTCCAGCGGCCACCTTGGAGCCGGAGGAAGATGTGCTTTCCATGGCGGCGTCAGCCACTCAATTTGCTGAATATGAGCCGGAAGTGGTTGCGCAGGAGGTAACCTCCCATGCTTCCGCGGCAGGCTCCTGCTCATCGACCCACAGCTCCGCTGGTGGTTCTGATGATGGCTCAATGGGAGCCATCATTCGTATGGCCCTGGCCCGTTTGCAGTTAGACCTACCGCAAGCTCAGTCGGCTCCAGCCAGTGCTTTCTTCAGGCGTGGTCCATCCCACACTAACTTTACTGTCCCCCCATCAGAAGAGTATCTGAGGGAGTTGCATGCATGTTGGAGGGATTCTAGAACTCTCTCTCATGCAACATCTGATGGCCGCACCCTGGCAGCCATGCAGGATGCACCCAGATTTGGCTTGGGCCGCATGCCAGCAATTGAGCCCCCTATAGCTGCTCTGATTGTCTCGCCTGATGAGGATCTGAGGCCAGATGCGAGGTGTCCTCGTCCCCAGTGTCGGGTTACGGATGACCTACTCTGTAAAGCCTATGACGCAGCGGCACGCATGGGACGCATAGGTAATTCTATGTCCCACCTGCTGCTCGCGCTATCAGCATCCCTGCAGGAGACTACAGTGGATGCTCCCGTCCACAATTTCAGCGACGCTTCCCTGCAGGCATTCGCGCTGATGTCTAGAGAGCTGGGGCGATTGATGTCCACTCTCGTCCAGGCTCGCCGTCAG AGGCGCTTAACCGCACAGTTCAAGCCAGACAGACTCGATTTCAGCTGTCTGAGCTTCAAAGGAATATGCCCCCTCCTAGTGGCCCTAGGAGCTCTTCAGTTGCCCCCCAGCGCCGGCCTCATCCACAGGCTTATCCCAGTAGCTATCGCAGGTCTCAGCGCACACCTTCACTGCCTGCCCACCAGCAGGCACGGGGTTTTCGGGCCTCTGAGCAGCTGCCCTCTAGGCAACCTCAGGCCTCTCATGCTGCCCGTCGTGCCCCCAGAGCCTCTAGAGGCCGGGGGACCCGGCGCTGAGGCCCAGGGGCCGGTCGTCGGCTGTttttcccagcagcagctcagttacTGGGCTGCTTCCACCAGGGACCCCTGGGTGCTTTCCACCTTGACCCACGGGTACAAACTTCAGTTCCGACGCCGGCCCCCAGCCTATGGCCGGGTCAAGATGACCATCATACGCGACCCGGCAAAAGCCCAAGCCCTCAGCCAGGAGTTGTCCGTCCTCCTGGACAAAGGTGCCATCGAGCCAGTAGATCCCCTGTTGCAACCAGGGGGATTCTACTCCACTTACTTTCTAGTAACAAAGAAAGACGGCGGACTCCGTCCCATCCTCGACCTGAGGGGTCTCAACAGATTCCTGAAGGTCTTGAGGTTCCACATGCTCAGCAATGCAGAGGTTCTGCGCACTGTGGCCAGAGAGGAGTGGTTTACATCAATAGACCTGAAGGATGCCTACTTTCATGTCCCCATAGCTCCAAACCACAGACAGTTTCTGCGGTTCGCTTTTCACGGGCGTCATTACCAGTTCAGGGTGCTCCCGTTTGGCCTCTCCCTTTCCCCACGGGTTTTCACCAGGTGCATGATGGCAGCCCTCTCACCCCTGCAGTCGCAGGGCATGAAGGTCCTCCCATATCTGGACGACTGGCTCATCTGTGCACCGTCCCAATCTCAGGTGGCCCTGGACACGACACATCTTCTGTCCCACGTGGCCCGACTGGGCCTGAAGGTAAATTTTACCAAGAGTTGCCTGGTTCCCTCGCAGAGCACACTCTTTCTCGGAATGACTCTCGATTCAGTCGCCATGAAGGCCTGTCCGTCACCACAGCGGGTGGACGACAttctccgcctccttctcttgtttcaggAAGGCAGGTGGTTGCGCTATGTGGAGTTTTTGCGCCTCCTCGGGAAACTGACGGCTGCTGCCAATGTGGTTCCTCTGGGACTGCTGTCGCTACGTCCTCTTCAGAGGTGGCTGCACAGCTTTCATTTCGATGTTCGATGGCACAGGCACAGGAGACTCAGAGTGTCACGCTGTTGCCTTCTTGCTCTGGCCccatggagagagagatcatTTCTCCTTCAGGGCATGCCCTTGGGTTCCATTGCATCCCGTCGGGAAGCCATCACAACAGATGCCTCCCTCTCAGGGTGGGGCGCCGTGTGGCAGAACCGGACAGCTCAGGGGCTGTGGTCTGCTCGAGACCGCTCGGTGCATATCAATGTTCTACAGCTGCAGGCTGTGCACAGGGgactgcat tttttccttcccttcctgagAGACCGGCATGTGCTTATACGGTCATACAATGTCTCAACCGTCTCCCACATAAACCACCAGGGGGGCACCAGGTCTGCCCAACTGTTGCAGGCATCCcgggacctgctgttgtgggcAGCCCCACGTCTGGCCAGCCTGAGAGCAATGTATTTGCCCGGGGAAAAGAACCAGGCTGCCGACTTCCTCTCTCGTTACAAACCGCCGCCAGGGGAGTGGCGGCTTCATCCAGAGGTCGTTCTCAAAATCTGGGAGGTCTTTGGCAAGGCAGAGGTGGATCTGTTTGCCACGGAGGAGTCGACCCATTGCCCTCTCTGGTTCTCTTTGACAGAAGAGAGCAGCCCTCTGGGTCAGGACGCTCTTGCCCACGATTGGCCAGACAGTCTTCTCTATGCGTTTCCGCCAATCCCTCTGATTTTTCCAACGCTACAGAGGGTCCTCCAGCAGGGCCACAGACTGCTGTTGGTAGCCCCCTTTTGGCCAGGCAGGACGTGGTTCCCATTGCTGAGCAGGCTCTGCCGCAGCTCACCATGGCGCCTCCCCGACAGGAAAGATCTCCTGTCTCAGTTACAGGGCCAGATTTGGCATCCCGACCCTCCTCGCCTGCAGCTATGGGTCTGGCCGCTGCAGGGCCCAACCCCCTACTGA